From the genome of Denticeps clupeoides chromosome 4, fDenClu1.1, whole genome shotgun sequence, one region includes:
- the eef1da gene encoding eukaryotic translation elongation factor 1 delta a (guanine nucleotide exchange protein) isoform X2, protein MSGFQCLAQENIWFDKFKYDEAERHYHEAVNGIPNAPKPSQEREANAILQDIAKARQNIQQSLAGTSCSSSGDQSELVSRIKTLEVDNQNLHKVVADLRSMLSKLETRMSVLEKTPAAARATPAAKNIVVQQKKVEVKVETEDDDDDDIDLFGSDEEDEEAERIKAERVKEYSERKAKKPILIAKSSILLDVKPWDDETDMVKLEECVRSVQADGLLWGASKLVPVGYGIKKLQISCVVEDDKVGTDMLEEEITKFEDYVQSVDVAAFNKI, encoded by the exons ATGAGTGGATTCCAGTGCCTTGCCCAGGAGAACATCTGGTTTGACAAATTTAAGTACGACGAGGCAGAGCGCCACTACCATGAGGCAGTGAATGGAATCCCTAATGCGCCCAAG CCCTCCCAGGAGAGAGAAGCTAATGCCATCCTGCAGGACATTGCTAAAGCCCGCCAGAATATCCAGCAGTCTCTAGCCGGA ACCTCATGCAGCAGCTCGGGGGACCAGAGCGAACTGGTGTCGCGCATCAAGACACTAGAAGTGGACAATCAGAATCTGCacaaag TGGTGGCTGACCTCAGGTCTATGCTGTCCAAGTTGGAAACCAGAATGTCAGTTCTTGAGAAGACCCCAGCGGCCGCCCGTGCCACCCCTGCCGCCAAG AACATTGTTGTTCAGCAGAAGAAGGTGGAGGTGAAGGTGGAGACGGAGGATGACGACGATGACGACATTGACCTGTTCGGCAGCgatgaggaggacgaggaagcCGAACGCATCAAGGCAGAGAGGGTGAAGGAGTACTCAGAGAGGAAAGCAAAGAAGCCCATCCTCATCGCCAAATCCTCCATCCTGCTGGACGTCAAGCCT TGGGATGATGAGACTGACATGGTTAAGCTAGAGGAGTGTGTACGGTCGGTGCAGGCAGATGGGCTCCTCTGGGGAGCCTCTAAGCTGGTTCCCGTCGGCTACGGCATTAAGAAGCTGCAGATCTCTTGCGTGGTTGAGGACGACAAAGTGGGGACAGacatgctggaggaggagatTACAAAGTTTGAAGACTAT GTCCAGAGTGTTGACGTTGCTGCTTTTAACAAGATCTGA
- the eef1da gene encoding eukaryotic translation elongation factor 1 delta a (guanine nucleotide exchange protein) isoform X4, translated as MSGFQCLAQENIWFDKFKYDEAERHYHEAVNGIPNAPKTSCSSSGDQSELVSRIKTLEVDNQNLHKVVADLRSMLSKLETRMSVLEKTPAAARATPAAKNIVVQQKKVEVKVETEDDDDDDIDLFGSDEEDEEAERIKAERVKEYSERKAKKPILIAKSSILLDVKPWDDETDMVKLEECVRSVQADGLLWGASKLVPVGYGIKKLQISCVVEDDKVGTDMLEEEITKFEDYVQSVDVAAFNKI; from the exons ATGAGTGGATTCCAGTGCCTTGCCCAGGAGAACATCTGGTTTGACAAATTTAAGTACGACGAGGCAGAGCGCCACTACCATGAGGCAGTGAATGGAATCCCTAATGCGCCCAAG ACCTCATGCAGCAGCTCGGGGGACCAGAGCGAACTGGTGTCGCGCATCAAGACACTAGAAGTGGACAATCAGAATCTGCacaaag TGGTGGCTGACCTCAGGTCTATGCTGTCCAAGTTGGAAACCAGAATGTCAGTTCTTGAGAAGACCCCAGCGGCCGCCCGTGCCACCCCTGCCGCCAAG AACATTGTTGTTCAGCAGAAGAAGGTGGAGGTGAAGGTGGAGACGGAGGATGACGACGATGACGACATTGACCTGTTCGGCAGCgatgaggaggacgaggaagcCGAACGCATCAAGGCAGAGAGGGTGAAGGAGTACTCAGAGAGGAAAGCAAAGAAGCCCATCCTCATCGCCAAATCCTCCATCCTGCTGGACGTCAAGCCT TGGGATGATGAGACTGACATGGTTAAGCTAGAGGAGTGTGTACGGTCGGTGCAGGCAGATGGGCTCCTCTGGGGAGCCTCTAAGCTGGTTCCCGTCGGCTACGGCATTAAGAAGCTGCAGATCTCTTGCGTGGTTGAGGACGACAAAGTGGGGACAGacatgctggaggaggagatTACAAAGTTTGAAGACTAT GTCCAGAGTGTTGACGTTGCTGCTTTTAACAAGATCTGA
- the eef1da gene encoding eukaryotic translation elongation factor 1 delta a (guanine nucleotide exchange protein) isoform X1: protein MSGFQCLAQENIWFDKFKYDEAERHYHEAVNGIPNAPKPSQEREANAILQDIAKARQNIQQSLAGMKSALQQGQGHPQPQKPRQRRTTSCSSSGDQSELVSRIKTLEVDNQNLHKVVADLRSMLSKLETRMSVLEKTPAAARATPAAKNIVVQQKKVEVKVETEDDDDDDIDLFGSDEEDEEAERIKAERVKEYSERKAKKPILIAKSSILLDVKPWDDETDMVKLEECVRSVQADGLLWGASKLVPVGYGIKKLQISCVVEDDKVGTDMLEEEITKFEDYVQSVDVAAFNKI from the exons ATGAGTGGATTCCAGTGCCTTGCCCAGGAGAACATCTGGTTTGACAAATTTAAGTACGACGAGGCAGAGCGCCACTACCATGAGGCAGTGAATGGAATCCCTAATGCGCCCAAG CCCTCCCAGGAGAGAGAAGCTAATGCCATCCTGCAGGACATTGCTAAAGCCCGCCAGAATATCCAGCAGTCTCTAGCCGGA ATGAAGTCAGCGCTGCAGCAGGGCCAGGGGCATCCGCAGCCCCAAAAACCGCGCCAGCGCCGGACC ACCTCATGCAGCAGCTCGGGGGACCAGAGCGAACTGGTGTCGCGCATCAAGACACTAGAAGTGGACAATCAGAATCTGCacaaag TGGTGGCTGACCTCAGGTCTATGCTGTCCAAGTTGGAAACCAGAATGTCAGTTCTTGAGAAGACCCCAGCGGCCGCCCGTGCCACCCCTGCCGCCAAG AACATTGTTGTTCAGCAGAAGAAGGTGGAGGTGAAGGTGGAGACGGAGGATGACGACGATGACGACATTGACCTGTTCGGCAGCgatgaggaggacgaggaagcCGAACGCATCAAGGCAGAGAGGGTGAAGGAGTACTCAGAGAGGAAAGCAAAGAAGCCCATCCTCATCGCCAAATCCTCCATCCTGCTGGACGTCAAGCCT TGGGATGATGAGACTGACATGGTTAAGCTAGAGGAGTGTGTACGGTCGGTGCAGGCAGATGGGCTCCTCTGGGGAGCCTCTAAGCTGGTTCCCGTCGGCTACGGCATTAAGAAGCTGCAGATCTCTTGCGTGGTTGAGGACGACAAAGTGGGGACAGacatgctggaggaggagatTACAAAGTTTGAAGACTAT GTCCAGAGTGTTGACGTTGCTGCTTTTAACAAGATCTGA
- the eef1da gene encoding eukaryotic translation elongation factor 1 delta a (guanine nucleotide exchange protein) isoform X3 — MSGFQCLAQENIWFDKFKYDEAERHYHEAVNGIPNAPKMKSALQQGQGHPQPQKPRQRRTTSCSSSGDQSELVSRIKTLEVDNQNLHKVVADLRSMLSKLETRMSVLEKTPAAARATPAAKNIVVQQKKVEVKVETEDDDDDDIDLFGSDEEDEEAERIKAERVKEYSERKAKKPILIAKSSILLDVKPWDDETDMVKLEECVRSVQADGLLWGASKLVPVGYGIKKLQISCVVEDDKVGTDMLEEEITKFEDYVQSVDVAAFNKI; from the exons ATGAGTGGATTCCAGTGCCTTGCCCAGGAGAACATCTGGTTTGACAAATTTAAGTACGACGAGGCAGAGCGCCACTACCATGAGGCAGTGAATGGAATCCCTAATGCGCCCAAG ATGAAGTCAGCGCTGCAGCAGGGCCAGGGGCATCCGCAGCCCCAAAAACCGCGCCAGCGCCGGACC ACCTCATGCAGCAGCTCGGGGGACCAGAGCGAACTGGTGTCGCGCATCAAGACACTAGAAGTGGACAATCAGAATCTGCacaaag TGGTGGCTGACCTCAGGTCTATGCTGTCCAAGTTGGAAACCAGAATGTCAGTTCTTGAGAAGACCCCAGCGGCCGCCCGTGCCACCCCTGCCGCCAAG AACATTGTTGTTCAGCAGAAGAAGGTGGAGGTGAAGGTGGAGACGGAGGATGACGACGATGACGACATTGACCTGTTCGGCAGCgatgaggaggacgaggaagcCGAACGCATCAAGGCAGAGAGGGTGAAGGAGTACTCAGAGAGGAAAGCAAAGAAGCCCATCCTCATCGCCAAATCCTCCATCCTGCTGGACGTCAAGCCT TGGGATGATGAGACTGACATGGTTAAGCTAGAGGAGTGTGTACGGTCGGTGCAGGCAGATGGGCTCCTCTGGGGAGCCTCTAAGCTGGTTCCCGTCGGCTACGGCATTAAGAAGCTGCAGATCTCTTGCGTGGTTGAGGACGACAAAGTGGGGACAGacatgctggaggaggagatTACAAAGTTTGAAGACTAT GTCCAGAGTGTTGACGTTGCTGCTTTTAACAAGATCTGA